Below is a window of Trichosurus vulpecula isolate mTriVul1 chromosome 4, mTriVul1.pri, whole genome shotgun sequence DNA.
GAACTCCACAGAAGCTTTCTCGACTGCCCTGATGCAGATATCGAGCCCATCCATCTTTCAACAGAAGCGTGCTATAAACAACTCCCGCTGCCATTCAAGTTCTGAGACTGGTCTTTTTGAAGCGCACCGTGAAGTACTTGTTTTAGAAGAACGGAGAAAAACGCTAAGTCGAAGAGAGAACTTCTCCAAAGGAACCCAAATCAACCCTAAAAATGGAAGAAgttgagggttgggggaggggtaaaAGTGGAGCAGGGGAGTGAAATGCTGCAAATACCGGATAAACAGAGGTATCTCCCCCGGGAAAGCGGCTGTAGGCGAAGAACACACAAAGCCACAGCTAAGCGTACCAACGATGACAAATAAAAGCCCTGAGTAAGAGAGTTTGAATTTGAAATGACTGGTTTCCCCTCTCACATTGTGTGCTAGGGTTCAGTTACCCAGGGGGAAGTACAACCATAGGTTCAGGCAATTAGAAGTATTTACATGCaaaggtttgtttctttttaactgTAAATAagtttctttcccccacccccagctttccCGCCCACTCCCCTCTTACTCCAGCCAGTAGGGTAGAATCTCTGTGGGAACTCTGGGATGCTTCCCAAAGTTCCAAGGCCCTCTCTGGCTTGGGAGGAAGGAGGCCATAGCAGTTCTACAGCAATCTGCTGCCTTCCTCTTACTCCCAGATCACAGTAGCCTTTCTGGGGAATAATGTTCCTTTATGCCCAAGATGAGAGAATTATAAAAAGTACTTTGCTATCTCTTCTGAGAGTGTGTATGCTTAAGATGTTCTCCCTCAGTTACGGGGgcaggggcggggagggagaggagagaatggaaaagaaataaaataaatcatgcaagaatatgaaaaaaaaatccagaaccCTTTTCAGCATAGGAGGCTGATCCTTTGGGCCTGGTCCTTGAAGGTTCTTGGCTTCTGTGTATTTACAAGGCCTCACTTTGGTCTGTGATGTACTGTGGGTGCACCCTGCCTTACCTGGACTTGCTGTACCTTTCAAAAAGAAGTCAACATGATCCCACAGCCCCTCTAAGAACTTTTGTAAGCCCCTAGGTAAGTTCTTCTGATTACTGGAGTTAGCAGCTGGGCTTGGGCCTTTCCGGGCCTGTAAGCTCTGCATCAGAGTACTCCAGCCAAGAAaattaaatcttaaaatgcttCAAACCCTACATTGTACCCCTGCAGCCTAGCTGGGAATCAAATTGAAAGAGGAAGCCCTGGAACATAGGAGCTCCCAAAGGTCTGCCAAACAGCAAGAAAGAAGGACAGATATCCAAGACCTCAAGTTCAGAGAAGTGGCAAGGAATAAGTCTGGGATCATTACTCAGAAAGAGTCGGATTTCAGGAGCTGTAAATCAGAAGTCTCCGTGCTTTTCAAAGAGTGGAAACTGATATAGACCTTTGGTTGGAAAACTCAGCCTTTTGCTGTCCCCAGGGTCTTCCCAGGGAAGGGGTTAACCCTACCTCCCATTCCATAGGGCTCAAAAGGCAGAAATCTTCCAAGCTTCAAACAATATGcgatcttttttttgttttgttttgttttttaagggtgTGAGATAGGAGAATGAATAGAAAGGAAGGCTGAAGTACTTGCAGGGAAAGTACTTCTCAGTCATGGACCCTCTCGGCTACTCAGGAGTAGGTTGACTGTGAAGCAGGAACAAGGACCTCCTGTTGGgatttttgttttccaaaattATTAAGGCAGATGCATCTAGATTCGAAAAGAATTGGGAAATCAGACTTCTCCAAGAATCCCCTGTTTCTCCAAGTAGTGATTGATCTCTCCCAAGTAGTGATCAACCGACTCTACAACACTGAGGAGAATGGGGTTTTAAATGTGAGTTAAGGCGAGAAATGACCGCTGGCTCTAAGGGTCGGAGCTGAAAGGGGGCTGGATTACTTCACTTCTTTCCAGAAACAATCTGGGAGTCCTAAAACAAATTCTGCAGATAAAATCTATAATCCCTTCAACCACGGGCCATTTGCCCTTACATTTGGACTACAGTCCTACGTAATCTGCCTTCCTCTGCACAGAAACACCCGATAAATCAGGAAAGTAATTATGTAAACTCCAGTTCCTTAAGTATCCTCGGAGGGCTAATATTTGTCTGTCACTATAAATCCCAGCTCAGTTCAATCTTATCAGAGCTTCTACCCTCAcacatctggggggggggggggaacagggGGCATAGACCGTCGATATAACCATCACAATTTAGCAACAGCATTTTAAATAAACCCCCAAAGATTCCAATCTAAGGAATTTCCAGTAGGGTTCCCTAGAGAAGCATGGCTCCTCCTAATTTTTCCCCTCCTCAAAGTTCTATTAGGGTGACCAAGATAGACGTGAGTTTGGAGTTTCCTTCTCTATTACTTCCTTCAGACTCTAGAAACATTCTAAAAGAGGCCAGAAACCAATTTTTCCATCCCATCCCCCGGGTTCCAGAGGGACTTCATACTTTAAAGAAGTTCTCACCTCCCCCATAATTAttatgggggggggaaggagaggttctTGGGCCCTCCCCTTCACCAAAGGTCTTCTCCATCAGTCTGGAATTAAACACGAAaacatcctccctcccccaaaaacaacaaaacttctGAGTGGTGGTACACTGTGGACGTAGGGGGTTTGGGGAAGTGGGTGAAAACTAAAGTGAGTCACCCTTGCTAACCTACCCGTAACCCCCCTTTtgcgcacccccccccccccgcctcccgcCAATtccaggagaaaaaagagaaagaagggggtatggggtgggggtgggggactgcAGACCATCCTCGTAGCTCCTtccacttctcctcctccttcctgggCTGCTGCTGCTTGTGCTGTTGTGATGGTTTGGTGTTGGTGGAGCTGTTTGCCTGTCCCGGGCAGTGGGGCTGGAGGGTAGACTGGAGACTTTTCGCCGTGTAGAAAACACAGCGCTGTGAGTCCTGAGTATGCTACCGAATTACttattcatggaaaaaaaaaggggaaaaaaaagagaaaaaaaaaagaagtcacatGTCCGGGTTATACGTATGCGAAGAAAAACAgtagaaggggggtggggggggtaatCAGGacagaagaagcagcagcagcagaagcggCGGCGGTGGCGGAGGAGGGAGGCGGGAGACTGCAGTGGTGgcgacggcggcggcggcggcggcggcggcggtagCTGCTATTGCAGCGACAGCCTAGGGAGAGATACCCACCTGTATGAGTGCGCTTGTGAATCTTGAGGTTCTCTGAGCGGGCGAAGACTTTCCCACAGCCGGGAAAGGGGCAGGGGAACGGCTTCTCTCCGGTGTGCACACGGATATGATTAATGAGCTTGTACTTGGCCTTGAAGGGTTTGCCTTCTCGGGGACAGTCCTCCCAGTAGCAGACGTGGCTGCTCTGCTCGGGGCCCCCCACGTGCTCCACCGTGACATGGTTCACCAGCTCGTGCATGGTGCTGAAAGTTTTGGAGCAAGGCTTCGAGGCGGGGGGCGgcggatgctgctgctgctgctgctgttgctgctgctgctgctgctgcggctgcAGCTGCAGCTCTTCCTGGTCGATCCACTTGCAGATCAGCTCCTGCTTGATTGGCTGCCGCATGTACCGGAGGAAGGCCCCTGCAGCCGCGGCTGCGGCCGCGGCCGCCGACccggggtggtgggggtggtgatggtgggggtGGTGAGCAGAAGGAGGCGGAGGAGGCGGAGGTGGTGGAGGTGCGGGCGGTggaggatggtggtggtgatggtgatgccCGTGCCcggctgccgccgccgccgccgccgctgccagGTTCAGGTTTAAGTTCAAGGAGCCGTAGCTGTGCAGGGAAGCTGccgcggcagcggcggcggcggccgccgCTGCTGCCCCGTAGTGTGAGTCTCCAGAGCGGGGTCCAAAAGGCGGTTCGGCACGGCCATACAGTTccgcggccgccgccgccgctgcagCCAGACCCAAGCGCATCTGGCCGTTCAGCGGGTGGGGGTGGCTCCCGGGGCCCCCAGACGGCTCATGCAAGCCAGGGAACAGCGCGGGACCACCGCCACCGCCCCCTCCAGACCCATCCGGGGCCGCATAGGCTCCAGTCGAGGAGATGAACATGCTGCCAGAGTGGGGAGGCGGGGGTGGGTGCTGGGGGGAGCCTGCCCGGGAATGCTGCTCCCCTCCAAGCGCCCCGTGCATGGCAGCAGCGGGGGCCGTGGTGGAAAGGTCTCTCCTGAGGATGAAGTCCCTGCTGTTGGTCTTGCTGCTGCCGCTAATGCTGCCACTGCCGCTGcagccgccgccaccaccactgTTGGTGGCGGTGTAGCCCGCGAGGgcagaaggaggtggaggaggagggggggggaggaggagggggagggggagagggggaagaggaggaggaaaggggaggggctgggggaggaggtgCAGACTGCGCTGCACTGCCCCCACCACTGGGGTAGTTGCCCGCGCCGGACTTCAAGGCGAATGCGGCAGTGGCACCGGCAACCGCCTGGGCTTCAGGGTGCGCTGGAAGCGGCTGGGAGGGAGGGCTGAGTTTGAGCGCGTTCGCCTGAGCCATGTGCTCGGGTCCTAACGAAGTGAGGGCCACTCCAGGGTCACTCCCCAGATCCCGGGGGTGGAGGTGAGCTGCCGCTGCAGCGGCGGCTGCGGCTGCTGCAGCGTGGTGGTGGGAGTGAGCGGGTTGACTCCCCAGTCCGGGGAAGCCTGTCATACTCTGATGAGGATGGGGCTGAGCCGCTGCCAAATCTGCTAATCTCAGCGCCGGCGGATTCCTCTTGCTCAAAGGGGGCTCCATCAATACTACACAATCAGAACCATATACCCTcactgttgttattttttcccctctgcctGCCTTCAAAAACATGTATATATTAAGCGCTCTTTAACTTCTTTTGTCCTTGTCTCCTAACTCcgcttattcctttccccactcTGTCCTCCAGCGATTGGCAGAACGAACACCACATTTGAGCTGCACAGTGGGACCGAGATTTTGGAAATGGCACTGGTGGGATTGGAGGGAGTCGTCTGATTGGCAGCAGTTGGGGCTGCCCGATTGGCTCCCTTTCAGGCCCGCGGCTCAGCAGGCATCCGCCCTCATGCTAGCCTCTATCTTTGGTTTCGCTTCTAGCCCCACTTGCCTCCCGCCCCCTCCTCCCTACGTGCCCCCAGTCCCCCTTCCTGTCTGTCGAAAAGTTGTACTTGTAGAAAGTTTGCGACGCGCAAGTGAGGAGCTGAGTGCCTCCGCCACCGAGGGCCAGTGATGTTGATGCACCTTGCAAATGCCCAGCTCAGGAATCTAGCACACCCTCTCTTGTCAGGCTGAAATTTAGCTAGCCAGCCCTGCTGGGAATTGAGAGATGTTCACAAGCATGACTAGGAAGATTTCCCAACTTCTAACGCAACCACTATCCCACTATTGGTCAAAGCAAAGCTCGCTCTCCTGGACCCCTCCGCCCTCCCGCCCTCCTTTTTCCACCGTACTCTTTTCAACTCTTTTTCAACCCTCAAGAGCTGTCGTTGGGAGGTGGATACATTTATTCACTTAACCTCACCTGAATCAATGCCTCTTGAAACTTTTTGAGGGAAGAAACGGAAATGTGCCCCAGTAAAAAGACCAAGGTTATAGTTAAATGGCAGTAGAGGTGGTTATTTTTGGAGGTCACAACACCTAATAGTTGATTTCTAGATAACTTGAGTGATTTGACACTGTAAATAGGGTCATTCGGGACGAGTAAAAATTTTACCTCAAGTTTTTAGTTCATGGACTCCTTTTCAAGACGTTTTTAAGACGATAGAAGCGCAATCTCTGCTGCTTTGCAGTTCCAAATCTGCCACTTTCAATGAGATGTgcaaaaacaaatctttaaaaaaaaatctaactcttACCTTTTGAAGATAAAGTCTCAGAACTGGCAGCGTGGCATCTCTCCGAGCTAACGAATAGCTAGAATCATTTTTAGAAGAATTTCTCCTTCTGGTCAGTCACccaacatatttatatatagttctTCAAATTTACTCTATATTAGAAATGTTCTAACATCATGAAAAAATATCCCATCAGTGTAGCATCTAATATGTCACCTTTTaccttgggttttttcccccttcttacaAATATCTCTTACAGATGTCTTGCTTGAGGACCTTAAGGAACCTGTACCTGCAATGTGCCTTCAACTTTCAAAATTGAGAACCTGCTTTCAAAGGGAAactttccattattttctctcACTTCAGTCTTGGTGGAGAACAGGTGTACAccagattttgtttttctgtttagtAAAAGTAAGATTGGGTAAAGTTACTTTTTTTGTGAGGTGTCTGACTTTCAAATTCTGGGGAGGAAGGCTTCCCCCTTCCTATTTACCTATCATGTACGAAGAGGCTCAAAAGTCAAGCTcacctttttttggtggggggggggagttgttTTAAATCAGTGCAGccaatttttttcccccaacaattGTGAGAGGGTGAAACTTGAAGCTAAATGTCCATTTTCTGTTAAGAAATACGGACAAGGCCTCACCAGTTTAATTGTTTGTCagcaaagtcaaaatggattaTTTTACCAAAAGCAGCAAGGGAACCTTCCCAGACAAAGCAATTGTGGTACAGTATTATGTAAAGAGCAAAAGAGGTGATGACATTAATATTGGTATGAATTACAGCAATTTGAAAACCCACCCCTTACCCCACTATGACCTTAGAAATGAGATGTCTCTTTTAAATCTGATGTCTAAGCAAAGAATATAATACAAGCAAatttcagtcttttaaaaaaaaccatttgaaAAAGTTTGAATAGGAAAAGTAAGGAAAGCCTGAGGCGAAGTTGAACGAAAATTATCTTAGGAAATATCACTGGGAGGTAgggtggaaagagagagatgctTGCCTTTATTGCCTTATCACCTCACAGTCTTCACAAAAAAAGGCAAGTATGACAGACCTTCCTGCCATTTCTTTATCTACACTTAGTCCTGACTTATAGGAATAATCTTAAATTCAAAGCTATGCTACCTTAACTGGCCTCATTATTTGTTTGGTTCATCCTGAAGTTCTCCCGAAGAATTTCTCTCATTTGAATTTATTCAGCAATGGACTTTAGTGCTTGGACTAGCATAGCTTTGAATTCAGTCCTACAGGTTATAggtaaagaacaaaaataaacacaCGCCGCCCTTTAAAATGGGCTGTTGAGTatttttattgtgctataaaatgaggacttccctctcccctccaaaatagcttttcctcaaaattataacTGCTCTGTTTTATTGAATTACTGAAATTTAATGGTTAATGGGCAAACGCATGAAGGAAAAGTTGTAAATGGGGAGTAATAGTGCTCTTGTGCTGTGTGGAATCTTGTACACGCCTCCTTGTACAACTCTTGTTAAACACAGCATGATATGTATCTGTCATCGATTTAATATGTCTTAATTCAAACATACCTCCCTGATCAATTTCTTTATGGAaaccctgaaaaagaaaaaaagaaaaaatctcagAGAAAGTGATATGCACGTTTGTTCTGATTGGTAAGAGAAGTATTTATATGTTGGTTTATGAATATTCCCTTATTTGTGATTTAATACACATAGTGAAAAGACTATTGACTCAGGCGAGTACACTTGGATGCTAATTTCTGAGTTCTCTCCCTCAGAGgatatttaaacacacacacacacatacacacacacaaacacacaaaactcTGAATCAATACCAATAACAAGCTGATAACTCTGACCAAATAACTCTTAACATAGGCGAAGGTTTTAGGCAAAAAGGCTTGATAATCAATTTCCTGGAGTAGTCAactcaaaactcagctcaaaactgcatttttattttgtttactttcttCATATTATTGTTATGCCCATCCTGATCCCCAGAGTAATGTCTTTTTTAACCTCAtctgaaattaaataaaaattctctaaaatcCAAGGAACCAATGAAGAAGTCAATTGCATCATGCATTATTAAATAAGCATAAAATAATTGctaaaagttaaaaattattcaattaaTCCTTGATCTAGTTATTGCATTTCCAAATATGTCTATGGGCATAGAATATAGATGCTATCTTTAGTGCCCCATAAAGTGATAATGGGAGGAATGCATTGCATTAGGTTTAATTACTGTAATAATTGCCCCccaaaaaatgctttttaagctGAGTTTCTGGGAAAGGAATAAAATATTGGAGAGGCAGGAAAGATTCATTTTAAGGGTTATCTGATTCACAAAGCTATCTTTACCCTGAACCACAccagacaaaagaaagaagaggagggagaggggaggggagaacgGAAAAGAAAGTGCAATACACTACATAGCTGTCTGGCAACCGAACCTCCAAGGTGCTGCAGGTCACCACAGGCTCTGAAGGGGAAACCATGGGCTTGCGCTAGCGCAGCCCACCTTGGCTCGTTGGGCCCTTGGAAGAGATCCGCTGCTCCATTACCTCACGCCTTGTAAGGCTGCATTCACACAGCCTCCAGCGCACGCTTGATTGCCCTGGCTTAATTATTGAACAGATACAAGTTTCTTTTCGATGGGGGTTGGTAATTAATAAACTATAAGAGGAGTGAATTGGACATTTCCTCGCTTTTGAGCCTTTGTCTATGGTTTTGACCCCggggggtggaagggagggaggcaggaaagaagggaagaaggatggtGAGGAGGcattggagtgggggagaaaagaaagggagtggAGGAAGACTTATAGATGGAAAATCCACCTTCTATTGTGCTCTAAATTGCTTTGTGCTCAGTCCTGAATGTTTTCTGGCAGGTTTGTCTTCTTACGAGTTGAGATAGTTGTTATATTCTGGAGTGCAGAGGGTCAGAAACCCAGGAGAACTGAGTTCCAGTTCCAGTTCCAGTTCGCATTATTTGTTATCCTTCTCTGTGTGGATGTGAAAGTGAAATCCTcgaatataattttgattatttcaatagGCACAAAATTATTGTCTGTGTGACAACTTAGAATACTTTCATATGAAGTTCTTGAGATCCTCATTACCTTCCAAACACAGAGCAAGGTGGAACAGAGAATGAAGAAAGGTGCAGTTTAATTTAGCTATTTTACCAAAGTAAGGAGAAACTCTAGCTTCAAGGATTTGCCACAATTCTCTTAAAAATTGtgagttaaatttaaaaatgaagtatAGTCACCTATGACTAAGAGAGATGCTCCACTGCTCCTTGGCAACTACTCTGGACTCTCTGACACATCCTGCATATCCTGTTCTCATTTTAGGCTGCAAAGGTTTGCCTCTTTGTCTGCTGGAATAAAGCTATTCtgctcccccccctccccagccccaacaCAGATGGATAATGTATTCCATTCTCAAGCTACCAGGAAGAGTTCTGCAGGTTGATCAAGGTGTGAATATTCTGGTTGATTTGCTCTAAactgttcagttttgtttttaatccaagAAATGTGTCTTGCAAGTGTCTGAAGGGAGGAAATACCTTTTTCGTTCCTTGGGCAAAACCCTTATATACAGATGTAGGAGTGATTGTTTAAGGCTAATGTTAACTGAGTGAATTGTGTGTAAAACAACCTTCTTAATCAAAGTTTGTGGTGATTGATGTGGAAAAAGAAAACGGACATTTCCTGATCATGATCATGTTGGGGAGAGTGTTGATTTTCTGCTTATTTCTGCTAACATTCTGACAGTCTTGGATTGTATCTCTTCCACAATGATGCTCCAACATCAGCAGTTAACAATAAGACTCATTTCCTCTATCTTCATTTTTCCTAACTTAAAGGGCGGGAATTGAATACAACTATCCAATTATTTTGTAGTTCTAGCTGATTATGGACTATTTTCACTACTGGCTATTGGGAGTTTGAGGAGATCTGGACACTGATAAATCTTTTAACCATTAAAATGTATAATTTCTTAGAAACACCTTGAGGGGAGATAAACATGATTGGAAAAAATACGAatataaaaactaaaaacaaagtaTTTCCTAGTAAGTACAATTATTGCAATCATATAGTATTTGTAATGCTTACAAGATgtgctcctcttttttttttatttccccctagttcttttccatttggacagcagttgtgtaatttaaaaaaaaaaccctcaaatttGCTGTATTGTTACCCCCtgctcccacccccctccccagatcTATACTTCAATATTTGAAGAAGCTGTTGAGATAAATCAAATAGTGACACATTGACGGGTTTACTTGTGTAAGCAATATGGTTAACATATGGCATTGTTATTTATGAATGACAGCATAACTTGTATTACAAAGTCTATTGCTATAATGCTGCAGTTTATTGGAAAGCTGCTCCGCTGTCACTAGTATTCAACCTCCCTGTTTGTATTTCACCTAGGACCCCAAAGGAAAATATTGGAATAATGAAACATTCTCATGTAAGCTAATGCCTCgggctttgtttttattgtttgctgGAGTAAAAATACTCCCCTAAGGAAATAGGGGACGCAGTGAGACAATAAAGTCCTCCTTCCTTATGTAAGAGCACAATCCCAATTCCACAGTCCCAACAGACAATGACTAGTGGTCTGCTTGCAtttctcccattcttcctcttctagACAAATGAACAGTGTGATTGCCGCATCCCCAAGTCACTGGCGAGCACATTTTTatatagcaactttttttttataagaacAGCTACAGAACAATAAATGTTAATGGTGAGAAGGAGAAAAGGTAAAGGATTTAGCAAATTTCTCAAACATTGTGGCGGGCAGCCGACGCTACCCATTCttaaaaaaaggcatttaaaaGTTACTACTTTGGCTGAGATTTTCATTAgttcctctttcttttacattACACTTCTGTTAAACTGACAAAGAACTTTTGTTCCAAAGTGTGTTTTACAGAGGGGGGCTACACCGCCACACATGTGGTCTTTCACGGGTCAGAGGTCGAACGGCCTAGAAGTGGCTAAGATCGGCAGAATCAAAGGTAACCTGCAACTTAATATCCTGTTGATGATCTTGTTGAATTTATGAGTGTCTGTGATACAGACAACGGTGCAAGTGATTCTGTTAAATCGGTCCGTTCTTTGCAGGTTAAATAGGATCATCTCTCCACTCTTCCCATGTCCTTACCTCCCCCACTGCCACCCCTATTCCCTTTCcttaaggggaaaagaaaaaaaagtttgaagggCATAGTGACAGAAGCATCTTATCTCCAATTCAAACAGGTCAggtttcctttctgttttcctctccttccagatatgaatatacatatatctattctATACAGGAAAGTCAATATAAACTTTTCACTCAGAAATGCACAAGAAACAAATCTAAGATTTAAAGTACATTGGGTCTTTAGGGtatactttatattttttgaGTATTGGTTATCATTGTTCTCCTACCCGCCCCACCCCCTATACACAACATACCCCCCACCCTCAAGAAAagaactcagaagaggaaaataaaaagcacAAT
It encodes the following:
- the ZIC5 gene encoding LOW QUALITY PROTEIN: zinc finger protein ZIC 5 (The sequence of the model RefSeq protein was modified relative to this genomic sequence to represent the inferred CDS: deleted 1 base in 1 codon) — its product is MFLKAGRGEKITTVRVYGSDCVVLMEPPLSKRNPPALRLADLAAAQPHPHQSMTGFPGLGSQPAHSHHHAAAAAAAAAAAAHLHPRDLGSDPGVALTSLGPEHMAQANALKLSPPSQPLPAHPEAQAVAGATAAFALKSGAGNYPSGGGSAAQSAPPPPAPPLSSSSSPSPPPPPPPPPPPPPPSALAGYTATNSGGGGGCSGSGSISGSSKTNSRDFILRRDLSTTAPAAAMHGALGGEQHSRAGSPQHPPPPPHSGSMFISSTGAYAAPDGSGGGGGGGPALFPGLHEPSGGPGSHPHPLNGQMRLGLAAAAAAAAELYGRAEPPFGPRSGDSHYGAAAAAAAAAAAAASLHSYGSLNLNLNLAAAAAAAAAGHGHHHHHHHPPPPAPPPPPPPPPPSAHHPHHHHPHHPGSAAAAAAAAAGAFLRYMRQPIKQELICKWIDQEELQLQPQQQQQQQQQQQQQHPPPPASKPCSKTFSTMHELVNHVTVEHVGGPEQSSHVCYWEDCPREGKPFKAKYKLINHIRVHTGEKPFPCPFPGCGKVFARSENLKIHKRTHTGEKPFKCEFDGCDRKFANSSDRKKHSHVHTSDKPYYCKIRGCDKSYTHPSSLRKHMKIHCKSPPPSPGALGYPSMGTPIGAPLSPVLDPARSRSTTLSPQVTNLNEWYVCQASGAPNHLHTPSSNGTTSESEDEEIYGNSDAARTIH